One Sediminibacillus dalangtanensis genomic region harbors:
- a CDS encoding YheC/YheD family endospore coat-associated protein, which yields METFKIKFYPGNQSRMIVPYRHLEKFQAITEIQYGPIHSPVETLVHDKDSETLYISSRLKDLLNLHKSSSFTVKLQKKRCTILLTMGIFTAGFSGNDFLADERSPIFLRMNRAGEKMGMQALIFGHQHIDRDKTHIQAFYFEKGSWKQGRFPIPKVIYNRIPNRKTEHHPAVIRAKSILTEQAVLFNNSFFNKWEIYQYMMKDPACSFLVPETILHPSEKKIETMLKKYNVYIKPIHGSRGEGIIKCRKLPSGELECHYYLEDKPQVNRYEKPTAFFQQHFPNGMEGYVAQQEIDLVQKRKSPLDFRVHVNKNHRNSWEVPLICAKFAGKGSLTTHLKRGGKVLLVEEVFGEEDGKKIKKRLETMALLVAGIIEKNYPSTIGEIGIDFGIDKEGRVWLFEVNSKPGYGVFQHPKLQEQAETVLASPFQFAFYLTNLQERVNKE from the coding sequence ATGGAAACGTTCAAGATTAAATTTTATCCTGGCAACCAAAGCCGGATGATTGTTCCTTACCGCCATTTAGAAAAGTTTCAGGCTATAACGGAGATACAATACGGCCCCATTCACTCCCCTGTTGAAACGCTTGTCCATGACAAAGATTCTGAAACGTTATACATCTCTTCCCGCTTGAAGGACCTGCTCAACCTGCACAAAAGCTCTTCCTTCACAGTGAAACTTCAGAAAAAACGATGTACGATCCTGTTGACGATGGGTATCTTTACTGCCGGTTTCTCCGGAAATGATTTTCTGGCAGATGAACGCTCCCCCATTTTCCTCCGGATGAACAGGGCTGGAGAAAAGATGGGGATGCAGGCACTGATTTTTGGCCACCAGCATATCGACCGCGACAAAACACATATCCAGGCTTTTTATTTCGAGAAAGGGAGCTGGAAGCAAGGACGCTTTCCAATACCCAAGGTGATTTACAATCGAATTCCCAATCGTAAAACAGAACACCATCCGGCAGTAATCCGGGCTAAGTCCATTCTGACAGAACAAGCAGTTTTGTTTAACAACAGTTTTTTCAACAAATGGGAAATTTATCAATACATGATGAAAGATCCGGCATGTTCCTTTCTTGTACCGGAAACTATTTTACACCCTTCTGAGAAAAAAATCGAAACAATGCTCAAAAAATATAATGTGTATATTAAACCGATTCATGGGAGCAGAGGGGAAGGGATCATCAAGTGCCGTAAGCTCCCTTCAGGAGAATTGGAATGCCATTACTACTTGGAGGATAAACCGCAGGTAAACCGCTACGAAAAACCAACAGCTTTTTTTCAACAGCATTTCCCAAATGGAATGGAAGGTTACGTAGCCCAGCAGGAAATCGACTTAGTTCAAAAGAGAAAAAGCCCGCTAGATTTTCGTGTCCATGTCAACAAGAACCACCGAAACAGTTGGGAAGTCCCCCTTATCTGTGCAAAATTCGCCGGAAAAGGGAGCTTGACCACCCATTTGAAACGTGGTGGAAAAGTATTGCTAGTTGAAGAAGTATTTGGAGAAGAAGACGGGAAAAAAATTAAAAAGCGTTTGGAAACAATGGCTCTGTTAGTTGCCGGGATCATCGAAAAAAACTATCCGTCAACCATCGGGGAAATCGGCATTGATTTCGGAATCGATAAAGAGGGACGTGTCTGGTTGTTTGAGGTGAACTCTAAACCTGGCTACGGTGTCTTCCAGCACCCGAAGCTCCAGGAACAGGCGGAAACCGTGCTGGCCTCCCCGTTTCAATTTGCCTTCTACTTGACCAATCTTCAAGAAAGAGTAAACAAGGAATGA
- a CDS encoding DUF445 domain-containing protein: MSAIVLIIMMIVIGAIIGGLTNSLAIKMLFRPYEAKYLGSWKLPFTPGLIPKRRDELARQLGRMVVEHLLTPSGIRKKLQQPLFQKQLTSWAQKETASLLDSNATLKEALASAGFTVNEREVREKIAELSEQQYREFISAIHEKTLHDFLPPEWEQKINNGVSRAGEFAQDKLVEYLSSAEAKNKIGAVVESYLDGKGFFGNMISSFLGNEGLADKIQPLLVDYVRSEEAGTIIEKMLGQEVERLYYQTTIGELEEKVGADEMARVIGQVVSRSVPVDRWLNKTIQTWTEPFKQQVLTNMVPNVVDKVSSALGDRMEGLMDSLHLAEIVEKEVEAFPTKRIEQLVLDISRREFKMITYLGALLGGAIGFIQGMIVTLLN; encoded by the coding sequence GTGTCAGCAATTGTATTGATCATCATGATGATCGTAATAGGAGCAATTATTGGCGGATTGACGAATTCGCTAGCGATTAAAATGTTGTTTCGTCCTTATGAGGCCAAATATCTTGGATCCTGGAAGCTTCCATTCACCCCTGGATTGATTCCAAAGCGAAGGGATGAGCTAGCCAGACAATTGGGACGCATGGTGGTAGAACACCTGCTGACCCCGTCTGGAATCAGAAAAAAGTTACAGCAGCCCCTCTTTCAAAAACAACTGACCAGTTGGGCGCAAAAGGAAACAGCAAGCCTGCTTGACAGCAATGCAACCTTAAAAGAAGCATTGGCATCTGCAGGATTCACTGTGAACGAGCGGGAAGTCAGAGAGAAGATTGCCGAGCTGTCTGAGCAACAATATCGGGAGTTCATTTCGGCTATTCACGAAAAGACGTTGCATGATTTTTTGCCGCCGGAATGGGAACAAAAAATCAATAACGGAGTAAGCCGTGCTGGCGAATTCGCTCAGGATAAACTGGTGGAGTACTTATCGAGCGCGGAAGCAAAAAATAAAATAGGCGCAGTCGTGGAGAGTTATCTGGATGGGAAGGGTTTTTTCGGAAATATGATTTCCTCTTTTCTTGGGAATGAAGGACTTGCCGACAAAATTCAGCCATTACTTGTCGATTATGTCAGGTCGGAGGAGGCTGGTACGATCATCGAAAAAATGCTCGGCCAGGAAGTGGAACGCCTTTACTACCAGACAACGATCGGCGAACTTGAAGAAAAAGTGGGGGCAGATGAAATGGCTCGTGTGATCGGTCAAGTGGTTTCCCGGTCCGTTCCGGTCGACCGTTGGTTGAATAAAACTATACAGACATGGACAGAACCTTTTAAACAGCAAGTCCTGACTAATATGGTTCCAAACGTGGTCGACAAAGTTTCCAGTGCTCTCGGCGATCGGATGGAAGGATTGATGGACAGCCTCCACCTGGCCGAAATAGTTGAAAAAGAAGTAGAGGCATTTCCAACCAAAAGGATTGAGCAGCTAGTACTGGACATATCCAGGCGGGAGTTCAAGATGATTACCTATCTGGGCGCATTGCTCGGAGGAGCGATTGGTTTTATACAGGGAATGATTGTGACGTTGTTGAATTAG
- a CDS encoding YlbF family regulator, producing the protein MANIYDSAYDLEKAIRESDEFKGLKQAYDKVMADESAKKMFDDFRTTQMQLQEKQMQGQEITEEEVEKAKGVVELVQQHPEISKLMEEEQRLNVVINDVSKIITKPLEELYGNPDQQQ; encoded by the coding sequence ATGGCAAATATTTATGACAGTGCCTACGATCTAGAAAAGGCAATCCGTGAAAGTGATGAATTTAAAGGGCTGAAACAAGCTTACGATAAGGTAATGGCCGATGAATCGGCAAAAAAAATGTTTGATGATTTCCGTACTACCCAAATGCAGCTTCAAGAAAAACAAATGCAAGGCCAGGAAATCACCGAAGAAGAAGTCGAGAAAGCAAAAGGTGTTGTAGAATTGGTCCAGCAACATCCGGAGATTTCCAAGCTGATGGAAGAAGAACAACGACTGAACGTTGTTATTAATGATGTAAGCAAAATCATTACGAAACCATTAGAAGAGCTGTACGGTAACCCGGATCAGCAGCAGTAA
- a CDS encoding YhzD family protein, with product MKAYVLTVFDQEGKKLLEETFEAASDKDAEQIGTNRLEDLEYSNYTHRCISPDGKLVLFHR from the coding sequence GTGAAAGCTTATGTACTAACTGTATTTGACCAAGAAGGAAAAAAACTGCTGGAGGAAACCTTCGAAGCAGCAAGTGATAAAGATGCTGAACAAATCGGGACCAATCGACTCGAAGATTTGGAATATAGCAACTACACGCACCGCTGTATTTCTCCGGATGGAAAACTTGTATTGTTTCATCGCTGA
- a CDS encoding ABC transporter ATP-binding protein, which yields MTLKISNVTKRFGNFTAVDNLSLEIPEGQIFGFLGANGAGKTTTFRMILGLLDITEGSIDWDGKKINYSNSDAIGYLPEERGLYPKLTVKDQIIYLGRLRGMQKNEIVAELKGWLEKFRVPAYLDKKIEELSKGNQQKIQFISAVIHRPKLLILDEPFSGLDPVNVEMLKQAVVDLKSKGTSIVFSSHRMEHVEELCEYLCIMQHGSPVVHGSLKEIKRAFGKKKLFIHADFDLAFLKDLAGVVHYKATTEGCELQINDEAVSQEVLTALHDRGFVRKFALEEPSLNDIFIEKAGASYE from the coding sequence ATGACATTAAAAATCAGTAATGTTACCAAGCGTTTTGGCAACTTCACAGCAGTCGACAATCTGTCACTTGAGATTCCGGAAGGCCAGATTTTCGGTTTTCTGGGTGCTAATGGAGCAGGTAAAACGACAACATTCCGGATGATACTCGGGCTGCTGGATATTACAGAGGGCAGTATCGATTGGGATGGCAAAAAAATCAATTACAGCAACAGTGATGCAATCGGATATTTACCCGAAGAGCGTGGTTTATATCCCAAGCTGACGGTCAAAGACCAAATTATTTATCTTGGCCGGCTGCGCGGCATGCAAAAAAATGAAATCGTCGCTGAATTAAAAGGGTGGCTAGAAAAGTTTCGTGTCCCTGCTTATTTAGATAAAAAAATCGAGGAACTATCAAAGGGGAACCAGCAAAAAATACAATTTATTTCCGCCGTCATTCACCGGCCCAAGTTGCTGATACTGGATGAGCCGTTCTCCGGCCTTGATCCAGTCAATGTGGAAATGCTTAAGCAGGCTGTAGTGGACTTGAAAAGTAAAGGAACTTCGATTGTGTTTTCATCCCACCGGATGGAGCATGTAGAAGAGCTTTGTGAGTATTTATGCATCATGCAGCATGGCAGTCCGGTCGTTCATGGCTCCTTAAAAGAAATCAAGCGTGCATTTGGCAAGAAAAAACTATTTATTCATGCTGATTTTGACTTGGCATTCTTAAAGGATCTTGCCGGTGTCGTTCATTATAAAGCAACGACAGAAGGATGCGAGCTGCAAATCAATGATGAAGCGGTATCACAGGAAGTGCTGACTGCCCTTCACGATCGAGGGTTTGTGAGAAAATTCGCTCTTGAAGAGCCGTCCTTAAACGATATTTTTATTGAGAAAGCAGGTGCATCTTATGAATAA